The nucleotide sequence GAGCAATAGGGCGGCGCTGCCGGGCTTTGGGGCTGCAGATTGCAGCCTGCCCGGCAACTAGAGCAGAGCGCAGGGCAACGGAGAGTTAAGCGCTATTTTCCCACTGACactgcctctctctgccccaCTTCAGCTCTGAGATGTTGGTGATTAATCCCGCATCTCCCCTGACGCCCAGAAGGATTGTCATCTTTTGTGCTGGTGTCTGGGTTTGTGACTGTAGTGCTCAGGTACCGGAAGGATCCGCTACAGGGTTGGTAACTGCACTGTCTGTGCTTCCCAGGAgcagtccctgctgcagccccccacgCTGCAGCTGCTGAACGGCATGGGCCCTCTGGGGCGGAGGGCGTCAGATGGCGGAGCTAACATCCAGTTACACGCACAGCAACTGCTGAAGCGTCCTCGAGGTCCATCTCCGCTCGTCACTATGACGCCAGTAAGTAgcaaagggaaggaggggacTTGTGctgtgcttataaatatcttcTCCCCCAGGCAGAGGTGGCTGCCTCGGGGTCACAGCAGTCAGAGTAGCAGCCTGAAAGCGCTGCAGGGAGTGCGCCTGCTTGCTTCCAAAGGCTCACCCCCCCCGAGCGGCAGGGTGCTCTGTCCCCATGTGGGAGAGCTGCCGTGCTCTCCAGTAGCTAGCAGCCGAGGGGGCTTTCCTCTTTGGAATAGACAAAGCGGCTGTGAATCTTTTTGtatggtttcttttcttctcctttgttgATCTAATAGAGAAAACTAAAACGTCCGTCTTGGGCGTTCGCGTTCATTCTTCCTTGAGGCATTTGTATCACTGAATTTCCCTGGAAGgacaaaaagaagcagcagccttgTACGGGCAGTCCCTGGGAAAGCCTGTTTGGGAAGGTCGGGCGTCCGCTGTGCGGCTGGGACCACGCTGGCTGCCTGTGGAACCCAtggcttctcttctccctgcaggctgtcccagctgtcACCCCTGTGGATGAGGAGAGCTCCGATGGGGAGCCGGACCAGGAAGCTGTGCAGAGGTAACCCCCAGTCTGTTAACGTTTGCCCTCATTACCCTCAAAGAGGCTCGCCCTGTGGTGTTCCACAGCTGAATTAAAACACGAGCGACCTCATCACAGGCAACAGTGTTGATTACGGCGAAGGCTCAATGTTTCTCTTGTTCTCCTGGGTGTTGATTACCGTAGGCGATTACTCCTCTGACAGTACGAGGTGCTTACAGAGTCAGATTCCCCCTGAAATGGTTAGCTATTTGAGCAGTAGGTTCTCCAGAAACTCTGAAACCGCTAAGTTCCTTTGCTTAGTGTGCACCAGCATGCAATCCACACTAACCTGCAAAATGAGTGCTAAGTGATTCACCCCTCCCTGCTGAGCGACGGAGGTAGGAAGATCTCATCTGTGGCCTTGGGTGTCAATGCAGCTTTTGTATCAAGACGTGCAGTAAACATCCAACTCTGATGCCTTAAAGTGAGCCTGCTGGAAATAGGGGTACCTCTAGCTTCTAGTTCTAGCGGTAGGCCTTAAAATAGTCTGCTCCAGTAAGGAAAGGATTAATAGATATCAGACTGGAAGCTTCTGTTCTCTTTGTCTGCTCCAAACACGTACTGGGAAGCGGGTAGAATATGCTTGTACCTTCTCAGTCTGTGAAACACTAACCCTGTCCTTGCTAACATTTTCTTAGTAGCTTTCACATAGTTTCTTCTCTGCTAACCAGCTGGTGCACTACATGTGGTGGGTGTGGTTACGGAGTGCTCCTACTGCCTACCTCAGCCTCGAAAAGTTCCCTGGAtctccccccccagccccactttTACAGGCCACCACCTCGGGTAAGGTAGCGTTTCctctggggctgccctgggggaAGGATTCCCGCTGGGGGtcggctgcaggcagagaagcaCCGGGGCAGGTGGAGGTCGTGCTCCAGAGCCTTTGCCAGCTCTCCTTTCAGCGCTCCAGAGCGAAGGGGGGATTTGAACGGTGGGTGTGCTCAGTGACGGATTGTGCAGAGTGTGTGCTCAACTCCTCTGGCCTACCTGAGCTTGGAAGAAAGTCAAAGCCGGTACATGTGAAAGAACTGGCTTCCAGCCCCACCTTAGCTGATGCAGCCCttcagcagagcacagctggtGTTTGCTGCGTAGCCTTATGCTCTAGTTCTTCACCACCCTCATGTTTGCTCTCCCACAGTATTTTCCAGCATCACAGGCTGCTGCTCATCCGCCGAGCTGCAGTACTGGGAAGGTCCATGCTCGTGACCCACCCCGGCTGCAGGGGAGCACGATGAGAGGAATGAGGCTAAGCCGTAGTACTGAGCAGGTGAAGAGCGTGCGCCTCCAGGCGCCGCAGGCTGCGatcagcccctgcccagccgctgcagcccagctgcgTGCTGCCCTCCCTGCGGGGCTCAGGAGCGCGGGCTCTACGCGCAGCTCCGCTGCCTGGATGGCTATTAAAAGCTGTCATTTAGGGCCCGTAACGGCCCTGACGACGCCTCAGGTGGTGGACAGTCTTTCCGACTGTGCAGATCGGGTAGATCTGACTCTTGGCAAGGGGGTGCCTGGACTTCCTACCTAGGCAGATTTTCACCTCTCCTGTTCTAAAAGCTAAGATTTCAGCTGAGTCTTTAAGTTTGAAAGCATGAGCTCAGCTGGAAACATTTGGAAACCCACATGCAGTATTTTGTAGGTTGCAAGGCACCGAAATGTTCAGATCCTACTGAAAGACAGGTCTCCTCGGAGCCACGGGTCACTTTGCTGCTCTCGACAGTCCTGCCCTTAGTCCTTTCGTACCACATGTTCTTCTTCCACCAGATGGCCCAGGAAAAGCCCCGTCCAGGTTGTGTGCTAACCTGCTCTCCACCCCCTTATGTTGCAACATGTCAGTAGTCACCAGAGAAGGGTAAATAGTGTTAACATTAGGGACAGATGCAAATATTTAGCTTCGCAAAATGCTGCTCCGAACACCGTGATGCAGCCACCAGCGAGCAGTTTTTGCCCTTCTTAATCTGACCTCAAAACAGAGCATAGTCTTCTCTCTGTTGCGGGGAGCAGTCACATCTCCTTTGAGCTTTGGGGAACTTTCTTCCACCCGAAACGCTCTTATAGCTCATGATTGGATTGTTCCCTGGAGGTCTGAAATAAAATGGTCTTCGCAAACCACAGCTGTAAAGCTCTTTGGGAAACTTTCCCCGTCTGCATCAAATGATTCTTAAACAGCTAATGGCACAGGCTCTGGCAAGTTACCACAACGCTAAGCACTCTTCATTCTGTTAACCTGCCGTCTTCTGCTTAAATGGCTTCAGTAGCTAGTGCAGAGAGGCTGGGTTTGGAGAAGGCGACAACTTTATTGCTTGCTGCTCTTCTGTGCTTCGCCAGTTGAAGCTGCAGGGAGCCTTAGCAGGGGAAAAAGAGTGAAGGTGAGAATTCCCCGTTAGTATCGCTGGCATCGCTGGCCGAGCGGTCTGTTGCAGTTACCACAGCTGCCTCGTTGCGGCTGCTTCACAAGAGTAGAAATTGTTGAGTTCATAAGTGGGCATTCATCCCACCTAGCCTCGAGTGGGTCAAGCGCTAGCCCCCCTGCTTGCCACAAGCCAGGGCATCCTGGGTAGGTGCTTTGTTCGTCATCTCTTctggccctgtgccccccactGGTCCCAGCATCGCTGCAGCCGGTGACTGGTGTTCAGGGCAGCAGCTCTCGGAGCTGCGTGGCCCTTCGTCACATCCTTGCCGAAGCAGAGGCTCCTAGTTTTGCCCTGCGTGCTCCCCCAGTCTTCAGAGGGTTTGCAAAAGCACTGAAGTCGCTTCGTCCCAGTGCACAGGGTGCTTTAGTTTCAGCTGCTGCCCCCAGGTGCTGGTGTAGGAGGCAAGCCCAGCCTtggtgctgggagctgtggccCCAGAGGAAGGGAAGCTCTTGCTGCTCAGTTTCCCTCGCTGGCTCGTCGCTGGGCGGTTTCCAGCTCCACGGAGAGTGGAGCGGGGACTAGATGGCGCACTCGGACCGGGCTGGGCACCAGCCCTTCCTCGGCCGAGcgcccttcctcctgctcctcgcGCAGCAGGAGGCTCTACCCACCCATCACCTCTGGTGGGGTGGCCCTTGGGCACCCTTCCCCTGCTGTGACAAGCCGGCTGCTGCTCACGGCTAGGCCCGGGGCGTCCCAGGGTGGGTCTGAAGTGCAAAGGCCATCCTGCAAGGGTGGAGCCGAGCAGCAGCTCCGCTCTGCGCACATCCTCCGGCCAGCTCTTGCTAGGATTACCTGTGACTCGTCTCTTGGCTCTGTGCATGCAGCAGACTTCCCGGTGGCTCAGCAGGGCCTCGGGAGAGGGAGACGGACCTGCTGTAGCGGACTGAACCCACGTTGAGGGCAGGTAGTCAGCTGGGTATTCCCAAGGGGACATACCAGCATTCCCCTTGAGATGAAACGTGGCTCCCCTGCTGGGAAGAGCAAACGGCTACTCTTTCCTTCTGAGGCTGGCAGTAGCACACACAAGCAGCTGAAACTACACTTGTCCCCTAAGCACTGAAGACCCGGGGACGTGATGGGCATGGGCAGCGTGTCCATGGTGCGCCTGTCCCCGTTGGTTCTGAGCACTGCAGCGAGCATTCTTCCTTCCCGTTTACTCTGGATTATCTAACGCTCCCTGTTTTTGGAGTACTCCCATCAGTCTCTTATAAAATGTGCTCCTGCTTGTTGCAGATACTTGGCAAATAGGTCAAAAAGGCACACTCTGGCAATGACCAACCCTACAGCTGAAATCCCTCCAGACTTGCAGAGGCAGCTAGGACAGCAGTCCTTCCGACCCCGGGCTTGGGCTCCACACCTGGTACCCGATCAGCACCGGTGAGTAATGGCACCGGCCGTTCGGGCAGCTTTGCGCCAGGAAACCTGCTCAGATGTCGCCTGGAATGGAGCACTGAGGACATCCCGCTTGGCAGGgagggctgaggaggaggaacaggTACAAAGAGCAGACCCACAGAGCACAGGGTGTCCGGCCACGCTGGGGACGCTGGAGTTCCGCGCTGGCACGGGCTCCGTGCCTGCAGATGCAAGCGCCGCAGGGGCAGCAATCAGCTGGCTCTTCCCCGCCGGTCCCGTTTCGTGGCTGGAGGAGATCTGCCAGGATGGCTGCCGTCACATGAGGGTTGGGAATAAGCTACTCATTTTAGAGGAGAGCTTTTCTCTGTTGTAATGGTAGGTGCCAAGCTAGGAGTAGAGAGCAGATTTTCTACAGGACATTTGTGGAGGCAGATGCAGCCAAAAGATAGCACCGAGAGTCACCTACACCAGAGTTCAAAAACCTCACTGTTCTGCACCAGAGTTGTGTGTTTTGACTGCAAAGTCTCTTTGCAAAGCTCCTCAAGagtcattttatttctgagctgaaCCCCTGGCGGGAATGATGTGGGGAGAGGAAGCTGGGGTGGGAAGTCAAAATTGCAACGTCTGGGAGAGAGGGAGCCTCTGCAAATTGCACCTAAATGCGCTCAAAACGTGTGGGCGGGGCACTCCTGAGGGAGAGGGGTCTTTACTTGGCACAGAGGCCTTGCCGCAGCAGCAAACCGGAGATGCTAATGCCACAGAGGGAGCTTAAAACCCGGCGCTCTGAGCCTCTCAGTGCCGAGGGTGCAAAGCAGCTGCAAGCTGCAGAGCTTGCCACCTGCTGGTCTTGACTGTCGAGAAAGCAGTCGCCTACCAGGCCTGATTGGTGCTCGTGTTCCTCCTTCCAGCCAGCTTGCACTGGCAAGCTTGATGCAGCGCTTTTTATTGTAGCCAGATACCTGCTGAGCTGAGCACTGATGTAATCAGCAGAGACAGGTGAACTCTGAGCAGACTGACACAGCGCTAGTGCCACGCTGGAGCTCCCGAAAGCCAAGATAAGCACCTCTATACCCTGACGTTACTCCCTCACAGGGGTGCTTGGGGGATGGGAACAGCAGGAGGGGCAAGATTTCTAGGGTCACAGCTTGATAGGAAGAGGAGTGCAGCTTGCAAAACAACCAGAATGTGCTGTGTCCTGCTTTAAGGATTGCTTCAAATCGTAAAGGTAAGCTGGGTCCCTCACGCTCTGCaggaattgattttttttttttttttaaccggACTGATAAAACACACTTGCCCTGTAAATACTCCTCCACCTCTTGGCTTTGGAGCCCTGAGGCTGTTGCATCACGAACAGGGTGGTATCTGCTCATTCTACCCTCGTGTTGTAACGCCCTGTGAGCCTGCCTCGTGTTTTACCTGCAAAATCACGGAAACTTCCCCCAACCGTGGCCTAAACAGATTGCCCCGTGCTGTGTCCGAGCCACACGTGGCACAGAAACCATTAGCAGTCCTATGTCATCACATAAATAAAGCTCAGTTATCGAACGGCAggtgggttttattttagcaTGTAACGTATTTTAAGCTTAGCACCTGGTTTTGCTCACGAGAACTTAGTatctgaaagcagaattaaagTGCAACTGCCCGAGGCAGTACAGTTGTCTTGGCCACATGGGTCTGGAGCCTCAGCGTAGTTTCATCTGTAGCTTCCGCTTTCCATCAATACAACTGGAGTTCAAACAGATCGGGGTAATGGATGGGACGGCGTGGAAAGGCAGGGGCGCAGCTCTCTCCGTGGAAGAAAGCTGCGTGTCATCTATAGAAACCGAAGTACATCCTGCTAAGGCAGACCGAGTGACAGGAGCTGAACCCAGCGTGCTGGAAGCGGTCCAGCGTCGGTCACCTGATAAGGGGGAGCCTCGCCAGGAGAAACGGTTTCACTTCTTGGAAGAGGCTTCAGCAAAGAGCTGCCTTCGGAGTAGCCACGGCAGTGACGTGCCTGCAGCAGTGCAGTTCAGGCCCACACCGGTGAGCAGCCGTGTGGGCTCCTGCCGGGTTTAGTGCCAGGGTGGCGGAGGTGCTGTGAACACCGCATCTCCGTGACCGCCTCGCAGAGAAAGGCCACAGGTGGATCCTGCACCACGAAGGACTGTTCGCTGGGCTCTATAGATTGCACTTGCAGAGAAACCATCGGGGCAGGCAGAGGAACCTGGTTCTGTTTGTTACAAGGCACGCTCTGGGGTGTGTGCGGAAAGTTAGCTTTGCGAATGGTAGTGCGGGTTGCACCTAATGGCGGGGCAGGAGCTTTCGTGCTTGCCTTTGATAACGGGGAGCCCTGACTCTGGGAGAAAACAGCTCCTGTAAAAAAATCTGGCTCCCTCTGATGGTGAAGAAGCAGCCTCATTGTGAAGGGAAAGTGCTTGTCGTTCCTTGGGCACAGTTGCCTCGACACTGGCTATGTCTGCTTTTCCAGTGTACCCGTTCTGATTGCCCAGTGCCAAGCATCCAGGCAACTGGGAGACTCTGGACGCGAAGTGACAGCTCGGTTAACGCGTGAGAAAGGTTTCCCTGCTGCGCAGAGTTACACTCCTGCCCTCTTTTTAATTCAGTGCATCTCTAAGCACGGGTGCcagccccccgcctccccagaGGCTGCAGAACGCCTCAGGCTCCTTTCTCCACGTGCCCGTCCTGTTCTCTGCAGGCACCAGATGTAGGCAGGGGCCCTGGGGAGCTAGAAGGCTCAGGAAGTGGCTGCTGAGGAGgtgaatttacatttttaggGCGCTGAATGGTTTCTGTAAACATTTTCCATCTGAGGGATAGATGCATCTGTGTGGATGGACAATGAGCTCCTGCCCATCTGGAGTCTGGTTTGTGGCTGAGTTGTCTCCAGCCTTTAAACACATTTATCTGCCCAGGCACTGAGGATACTTGGTAGTCCTGTTTCTTGTTCACGGGGATGCTGGCACTTCGTTTCTTGATCTAAAACCTGATTTATTCTGGGTGAGTGGGCAGGCAGGTAGAACTTGCCACGGCTGGTGTAAATTCAATGTCTCTGTACCCGAGTTCGGTTGTTAGCCGGCATCGCTAACCCGCTTCCCCATGTGTTCAGTTCTATTTACAAGGACTCAAATACTCTGCACCTTCCCACCGAACGCTTCTCCCCGGTTCGGCGCTTCTCTGATGGTGCTGCCAGCATCCAGGCTTTCAAAGCCCACCTGGAGAAGATGGGCAATAACAGTAGCATCAAACAGCTTCAGCAGGTaaaggaggggggaggggagccgCGAAAAAGCCTCTGCAAGGGCTTTTTATTGTCTTGGCCTTGCTGCTTCAGGAAGCAAAAGGTGGAatcttggctgctggtggctgtggATGTGCTTTCCAGCCGAGGAGCTGTTCCTCTCTGTGTgtctgcagcagccctgctgagtgTCCTCTAAATGTATGTGCCGTTCACCTGCAAGCTGGGAACACCGGGGGCTTCTGCCCCCGTCTTTCGGGGAGAGCAGACCTCGGGCTGTGCCCACACATGGGCTGTTCTGCCTGCCCTCGCGGGTCCCGCTGGCACTGGGagactgcagctgctgctttcctgcgTCCCGGGAGGCAGCGATGTTTTGGGGCTGTTCCTACCGCCCGGGTTTGGAGCGTATCGTGTGCCATCCCCTACGCAGCCAGCGCGCGTCTGATCAGTGCCGTGAGTGGGATTTGGGCCCAGGACAGGACTTTCACctggcaacacagcagaaatatGAGATGCTCTTTTCACCTTGAAGGTACCATTACTAGAGcttcctgctttcattttttaagggAATGCAAGGGTACCAGCTTGGCGTCACGCGCATCTGTTACTTCCCTGTTGCCTAAGGCTTGAGCTAGCCATGTTATTACACAGCTGATTCTGCTGAATTCGACGGATTAGGCTTTCTTTGCTGGCTTTTTCAGATGGGTAGGCTGCAGAGAGTGCCTTTTTGCACAGCAAGCGTGCAGTGCACGAAAAGGTCACTCAGAGGGCGTGTTGGATTCATTACAGGAGTGCGAGCAGCTTCAGAAGATGTACGGTGGGCACATGGACGAGAGGACGCTGGAgaagacacagcagcagcacatgttgtaccagcaggagcagcaccATCAGATTCTTCATCAGCAGATCCAGGTACTGGAGCCTGAGCCAGACCTGCGGAGGTCAGCTGTGTTTTCCTGCGTTGCTGCGGATACGGCTTCTGAGCGGGTCCTGGCGGGATTGAGGGGGGGCAGATTGCTCGGCTTGCTGTAAAGATAAGCAGGCCTGAAGGGCTTCAGCAGTGATGTTTGCACAGCTGCTGCGGTAGCCAGAGCTGCGGTCGGGGGTTGAGTATTTGGTAAATCTGGATGTGTCCTACTTCACCAGTCAGTGTTTTCCCAATTTACTAGTTGAGGCGTTATTGATTGCAAAcactcttgttttcttctggtgcCTGGTTCAGGACTGTATCCGGCCGCCGCAGCCATCTCCACCCTTGCAAGCTCCATGTGAAaaccagccagctctgctcactCACCAGCTTCAGAGGTAAAGAAACCGCTTTAGAAAAGCTCGGGGGAACGGTTTTTCCTGTTACTCAAGCCCAGGGATGAGCTAAGGCACTTAGGAGAGTCTGGGGCCGAGTTGGAAGTGTATCAAGTTAGAACGGCACAGCCGGTTCCCAGCCGGATGTGCCCGGTCCTTTTAGCTGGGCTCTGTCCGAAGGActttcagaagcagagaaacGTGATTCAAAGGCACAAATCCGCTTTGAACAGATGACTGACAGCTCTGCCGTTTGACCAGCTTGACAATGCATTGCCTTTGGTAGCCGGCTTCTCTCACCCGTTCTACTCAGAGCCGCGGCTGGATGTCTCACACCTTTTCTGGCTTTTGGTTAGGTAACGGTCCTTGGCTTCAGCACCCTGACTTGTAGATGAGGCAGGCTGAATtctgggaggggagaaaggaaggttTCTCTCCGGCCGCAGTGAGTCAGGAGGCGCGCCTGCGGTGTCCTTGTCCCTGGGTTTCTGCTGTAGCCACTGGCTCGTGCTCACTACCTGCATGACTTGGGCGAGTCAGGCAGCTCTCAGAAGAGAAGCCAAGCTGTAAAGAGCTTGGGATCCCAAACGAGGGCTTTATGGTGTTTATGTAAAACAAGAGAAACCCAGCATTTGGCGTCAGCACTCTCAATTGGAAAGGCATTTTAATGAGGAGCAGGCATGATGAAGAGGTGCTTGTTTCCCTGTGTAGGTTACGGATTCAGCCATCCAGCCCGCCCCCGAACCACCCTAATAACCATCTCTTCAGGCAGCCAAACAGCAGCCCCCCTCCTGTGAGCAGCAGCGTGCTCCAGCCCCACGGTAAGAGCCGACTGCGCTCCTCCGGGCGGGCCGCTTGGCAGAACCACGTGGTCCTGTCAAACCTCTGGGGGAAACAGCatcggggggcgccgggggctTCGCTTCCCCCCTGCGGCCTGGTCCTTGCACGGTTTGCTGATGATGCAAAAGATTCTCCATCTGGCAGCAAGGGCTGGTGTTATCGAGAGCTTGTGAGGAGCTGCCAGCTGGAATGTGCTGTTGCGTTTCTTGTCATAAGATCCTTACTTATCTctcctgggggtggggaggaagggctgATACTCTCGGGTTTATGCAAATCACTGTCAGCTCCgctttgtttccctttctgtgCGAGGGGCTCTAGCTGTGACCTTTGCCCTCTGGCGCAGTGTAGCGAGCAGCACGCCTCGCCACCCTCAGACACATACTGGGACTCCAAGTGTGGCACAGGAGGGCAGCAGGTCTCGCTCCCGAGCCTTGCCGCAGGTTGGCGTGAGTGATAAAGGTCTTTGTTCCTTGTAGGTGCTGCCTCCCAGTCCCAGTTCCAAGGGATGCCGTCCCACAACACAATCTTCCCGCAGTCTGGTAACTGTTCCCCTCCCCCAAACATGGGGCTGACGTGCCTGGGCCTGCAGCAGCAGTCGCAGCCTCAGCAGGTCACTATCCAAGTGCAGGAGCCTGGTGACATGGTCAGCAACAACCTCCTGCAAGGGGCCTCCGTGGCCGGGCAGGGCATGCCCTCCCACGCGCGGGGCATGCCCATCAGCCCCAGCGCCAACCAGATCCAGATGCAGCACCGCGCTAACCTGATGGCCTCCCTCACCTATGGCCACAGGCAGCTGTCCAAGCAGCTCAGCGCCGACAGCGCCGAGTCGCACAGGTAAGGCCGCCGCCTGCCCTGCGACGCTTCCCCGAGCTGGGAGTAGGGAGGAAGACGTGGGGGCAGGTATCTCAGGCAGGGAGGTGGTTTCCTCGCCAGCCTGGGGCTGCGCTGCACTGGTTTCGGGCAGCaagctgcctccctgcccccaggcaGCAGTGCCTGAGCAGGGTCCGGGCTTGGGGAGTCTCAGGGCTGCTGTATTGGGTggcctggggagcagctcctgcccagaAGTGCCTCTGTCAGCCTCCTGACCAGAGAAGGCAGCCCAGCCGGCCTCACCAAGCCAGAGCTGCTGCGGTGCGgtgactttccttttctcttctttgcagTCTGAACGTGAGCAGGTATCCCCCCGCCAACTACGACCAGGTGCACTTACACCCCCACCTGTTCCCAGAGCAGCCTCGCGTTTCCCCCAGCAACTACAGCCCCTCGGGAGGAGTTGGGTTTCCTCCAGCTCAGCAAGCTCTGAAAGTCCCGCAGCTTGACCAGTATCCCAGTTTCCCTCAAAATGCACATCAGCAACAGCAGCACTACACTGCATCGGCACTACAGCAAGCACTGTTGTCCCCGACGCCTCCCGACTACAGCCGACACCAGCAGGTACCGCACATCCTCCAGGGACTGCTTTCTCCCCGGCACTCGCTCACGGGGCACACGGACATGCGGCTGCCCCAGGCAGAATTTGCACAGCTCATCAAACGGcggcagcaacagcagcagcagcaagaatttCAAGAGTTGTTCAGGCATATGAGTCAAGGGGATGCTGGGAATATGGGCACCAGCGTGGGACAGAACCTCTCGGAGCGCCAGTCGTTGTCTTTGCCTTACCAGAGTGCCGACACGTACCACCCGcagagcagcccccagcacctctTAAAAATCAGGGCGCAAGAATGTATCCAGCAGGTACCCGGGTCAGTGCCGCCGCACGGATACGTACACCAGCCAGCCCTGTTCCATTCGGAGAGCATGGAGGAGGACTGCGCGTGCGAGGGCGCCAGGGACAGCTTTCCAGACAGTAAGAGTTCAAACACATTGACCAAAGGTTGCCACGAGACCCCTCTGCTTGTAAACGCAGGAGGGCACGGGGACCCAGAATCTTTGCTAGGAACTGCTAATCACGTGCAGGAGCTGGGGACGCATCAATACAGACATCAGCCCGCTGCTGGATTCAGTAGGAATAAGGTGCCCAGCAGAGGTAAGGCTTCCTGCCGCTCGCGTAGGTGAGGCGCTCTTCCGCGCTGGCCGTGTGCCGTCCTGCCGGAGGACGCCGTCTCTACGCCAGCACGGCGAGGGTTTCGTGACATATTTTGCATAGCACGGAATTACCTAGATTCTTTTCGGCTTTTGTGGCCTTAAGTAAATTGCAGGCATAGGCTCGCTAATAAACCGTGTTAAATAGAAGGGAACCCGACCAGCGGATTCTCTCTGGAATTTGACCTACTTCTGCAGGCAGGTAAAGACCAGGTCCCAGAACACTGCCATATTCTCGGGGACGCTGCGCGCGCTTGTCCTATTTATTCTCCTTGGTGACGTTCCCCATCCTGGGTAAACAACGGGCTAGAAGCAGTTAAGTGACTAGCATACCCCCATCTGCAGCGGTGCCTTCCTTCTCTTAAAGCAGACCCTTGAGTCAGGGCATTGCTAAAGCCTCCGCAAACGGGCACGGTAAGAGCGGCGGCAAATGCCTTGCGGCTGAGGCCGCCTTGCACA is from Phalacrocorax carbo chromosome 21, bPhaCar2.1, whole genome shotgun sequence and encodes:
- the SIK3 gene encoding serine/threonine-protein kinase SIK3 isoform X1, with translation MAAAAAAAAAAAAGGAGGPPPAPRLPPAPPPPRPPGPARIGYYEIERTIGKGNFAVVKLATHLVTRAKVAIKIIDKTQLDEENLKKIFREVQIMKMLCHPHIIRLYQVMETERMIYLVTEYASGGEIFDHLVAHGRMAEKEARRKFKQIVAAVNFCHCRNIVHRDLKAENLLLDANLNIKIADFGFSNIFTPGQLLKTWCGSPPYAAPELFEGKEYDGPKVDIWSLGVVLYVLVCGALPFDGSTLQNLRARVLSGKFRIPFFMSTECEHLIRHMLVLDPSKRLSMEQICKHKWMKLGEADAEFDRLIAECQHLKTERQLEPLNEDVLLAMVDMGLDKERTVQSLRADAYDHYSAIYSLLCDRLKRHKNLRIAASPSIPRTMTFPTSANIQAEQTGNTVSINVPQVQLINPENQIVETDGTMNLDSDEGEEPSPEALVRYLSMRRHTVGVADPRTEVMEDLQKLLPGFPRVTPQAPFLQVTPNVNFMHNVLPRQNLQPTGQLEYKEQSLLQPPTLQLLNGMGPLGRRASDGGANIQLHAQQLLKRPRGPSPLVTMTPAVPAVTPVDEESSDGEPDQEAVQRYLANRSKRHTLAMTNPTAEIPPDLQRQLGQQSFRPRAWAPHLVPDQHRSIYKDSNTLHLPTERFSPVRRFSDGAASIQAFKAHLEKMGNNSSIKQLQQECEQLQKMYGGHMDERTLEKTQQQHMLYQQEQHHQILHQQIQDCIRPPQPSPPLQAPCENQPALLTHQLQRLRIQPSSPPPNHPNNHLFRQPNSSPPPVSSSVLQPHGAASQSQFQGMPSHNTIFPQSGNCSPPPNMGLTCLGLQQQSQPQQVTIQVQEPGDMVSNNLLQGASVAGQGMPSHARGMPISPSANQIQMQHRANLMASLTYGHRQLSKQLSADSAESHSLNVSRYPPANYDQVHLHPHLFPEQPRVSPSNYSPSGGVGFPPAQQALKVPQLDQYPSFPQNAHQQQQHYTASALQQALLSPTPPDYSRHQQVPHILQGLLSPRHSLTGHTDMRLPQAEFAQLIKRRQQQQQQQEFQELFRHMSQGDAGNMGTSVGQNLSERQSLSLPYQSADTYHPQSSPQHLLKIRAQECIQQVPGSVPPHGYVHQPALFHSESMEEDCACEGARDSFPDSKSSNTLTKGCHETPLLVNAGGHGDPESLLGTANHVQELGTHQYRHQPAAGFSRNKVPSRESIVGNCMDRSSPGQAMQVPDHNGLGYPVRPASSEHPRPRTLQRHHTIQNSDDAYVQLDNLPGMSLMAGKALSSARMSDAVLSQSSLMASQQLRDRESEECGESLEGQEHPSLGDGNQHLNTSCYPSTCITDVLLSYKHPEVPFGMEQAGV